The Phoenix dactylifera cultivar Barhee BC4 unplaced genomic scaffold, palm_55x_up_171113_PBpolish2nd_filt_p 000204F, whole genome shotgun sequence DNA segment GATAAATGTTGTCCACCCCTCCCCCccctcaaacaaaaaaaaagaagaaccaTTTGTTATGATTAACGAAGATCCTTTGGTTTACCAACCTTTCTtgcatgtttttttcttttttgaattttttgggaAATTCTTTGGGCATAGAGACCTATTGCAGTCTAAACCAAAAATCTTGACAGAAACTTCTTTGAAAATTTAGATGCTTCATAACTCCTTTTGACTTCTCAGTGACTTCATAAACTGGCCATTACAAAAGAATGCTGTCATATATTATTAGGAGTGTCTCTACTTGTCGAAAAAGACAAAGGGACCAAATTAAGAATCTTATCATGAATTGCAGTGTCTTCTCCAAGAAAGTCACTGCAGTTCATTGAAATCATCCAGAGTAGGTTTACTGATTTAGTCTATTATTCTTCAAAAGCATGTCTCATCGAAGTATTTCTATTGTGGATCTTTGACTTATCATTGTACTGTGAGACAATTCCATTCCTTGCAACAACTGATTTACCCCAACCATCAACAGGATGGTGTCTTTCTGCTTCCTGGTTGCTGTGATCCTTTCAATGAGAAAGCCCTACGAGCAGCCCGAGGAGCTTCCTTTCAGGTCCCTGTTGTTTCTGGTAATTGGTCTCATCTtaaggttttgaaaaccaaattTAAAATGAAGATGTTAGCTGGCCATCCTGCGAATGTTAGTGATGGATCATTTCAAACTTCCTCGCTATCTCGAGAACTTGCATATGCATTGGCAGATATGCCTCTTTGCTTGGTGTTAGGCAGTGAGGGGCATGGCCTTTCTGAGCAAACTGCGCAAGCCTGTGAGCTAGTAAGCATTCCTATGGAAGGTACCTTTGAGTCTCTTAATGTTTCAGTTGCAGGAGGGATCTTTTTGTTCATGCTACAGCCTGAACACCTAAAATTGCTATAATATTGGACAAATATCTGGCTTCTCTgtgtttattgttttataaagttCAAAGCGTTCTAAGATTACGTTATTAAAGAAGTTCTATATAATAAAAACAAACCCTGTCCAACTACAGGTTCGTgagaattttttattaaaaaaacgtGCTGAGCTGTGAGAATTCACAGATTTTCTTTATGGTTGAACTTATCCTGAGTTCCAACAGCTTAATAGGGGAAAAAAAACTGCATGATCTCAAATCATGTTATCggttcttgagagctttggttCGATTATCAATTGGAAAACAACccatgataaaaaaataaattaaaaaaaaagaagcaatcaACTTCAAAATCAATTCGTGATGGCAAACTGtttcaaaaaaatcataatttacTAACATGTTCATGAACCGACTGTTTTGATGAATATGTTAAAACGAGCACAGCTGAAAAAGGTAAATAGCACATCTGAGGTCTATCCCACTCAGTTAAAACGAGCGTCcgcctcttttattttttctcgcCTCTAATACTAAAGATATAAACATGCTTACTGAAACACCTTAATTCTCAAATTTAGTTCTGAGGTTGATtgagaacaaaaatcatatggggTGGGCATTATAGAACATTTTATGGGgcggtaattttttttttttggccacaTTTTCTGTAGCGactatctttaaaaaaaaatctaaaagtcAAATAAGAATAAGGCTTCTACTACTAATGGAGCTTATTAATCtcataacttaaaaaaaaaaatattaagatgATCAATCATTTGGTATATATTATCTAATCAAGTAGTGTGTACAGATAAAAATCATGTTCTAAAAACTGTATATCAATTTGTCTAAAAATATATTAGATCCTATATCTAGATTTCTTTTTTAAACATGCACCTAAGAAAATATGGCAAAGTAGAAAATTtatctcataattttttttctatttttgttggtTGATTGGCCTTCTGAAATCTAGAAGTTATGTCGGATTCACAGCAACTTAATTCCCATCGATCCTCGTTTTTGTTGAGAGAATGAGAGATTAATAAAGGGACTCCTAGACAAAGAATTAAATAGAATCCAAAATTGCTTGAGATCAAGATTCACCGTAGCAACAAATACTGTACGATACGCCgatattgtaatataataatacCAATATAGAAATTGACATCAAAAAGGCGAAAACCTCGGACTAACACGATCTTGGTTTGCtgccaataaataaataaataaagctaaGGATTCGAACATCCCGGCAATAGTAGATGCTAGCACCAAATAAAACCGCTGCGAGAGTTGCTATAAGAGTAAGCTCAGTTCATTGTGCACAAACTTAAATAAAACCTGAAGAGAATGGGAAAAAATTGTCTCGCGAGAGCCAAACGGAACTGGGTGAAAAGGAGGCGACATTTTTTCCATTTCCTATGGCATTGCAAAATGTATCTCCCAGAGCTCCAAGAATATCCTAAGCCATTTCCAGAAAGGTGTCCCCACTCCCCAACTCCTGTCACGAAACGGTTTAAGCATCATTTCCCAAATTGGAAGTGAACATAACCCTGGATGGGAGCTTTCTGGCCATCGGACAATTGCTCTTTCTCAACATATTAACACAACCAGAAAGACGCTAAAATATACTAACAGGCAACCAAAGCTGATGAGTTTTGAAGGTTCAGAAAACATTAAAATCAAAGACAATGGGACTTCGGTCctttgaaggattaattaaagTCAATAACAATTTACTGTGACATAGTCCTTCGGTCctttgaaggattaattaaagTTGTTCCACAGTGCCCCAATGCAACCAAATTATTATTCAATATTCCAAAGGAGATCAGAAGACCCAAAGAACTCCGAACTTAAATTAGGCACTGAGTGTAGCACCAGAACTTCTGCGGCACTCGTTCAGCATGTCCAAATAAAACTGGCACTTGCTAATGTCGCTACCATAGTTGTTGATGCACTGCACACACAGAAAGACAAAAGGTTACAAAAAAGCCTTGGCTCAGGTTTACGAACACAATAACAAATCAATCCAGAGAAATCACGATGCAAAATATGCCTCTGAAATGTGAGATGTCATCCTTCCACAATACTAAAAAAGGTGAGAAATGATGCATAATAACACTAGTAGCAGACAGAGCACAAGGTGACAAAGGATTCTATTCAGAACTAGTCCAGGATAAGAATCAATGTCCTACCCTAATTCATTAGCACAGGATCGTTTATTTCCTTCACAAGGTGAGAAATGATATATAATAACAGTAGTAGTAGACAGAGCACAAGCTCTCAATAAGAACTCTTGGATTCGATCCAGCACCAGGTCCAGTTTAAGAAGTGAATTAACATCCTACTCTAATTCATTAGCACAGGGATAGTATATTTCCTTCCAATGGTCTATTTAGCAAGAAGTATGCAAAGGAGGAAAAATCAATCGAAGAACATACATCTTGGAAGGCCTTTGAATGAATGTTGCATGCATCAGTTCCAACAGCATTACTCATtggggcagcggcggcggcggcggggccTTCGGTGGCCACAGTTTCATGTTGAATAGTACGGGGACCCAAAACAGAATCAACAGCCCTGTGAGCAACACCGCTGCCCACACCGAAAGCCATGCCTGTAAAAGGGGCAGAGGGATTACAGGTGCACCAAAAGAACTGCAAGTTGAAACACAATGATAAGCTAAAGCTTACCTTGAGCAATAGTGGACCCAATTCCCCCAAGGACAGATCCACCTCCTCCCTGAACAGGAGCTGGAGGTGGAGCATGATGTGCTGTAGCaacaaaattaataaattaGCGACTATCACCAGGAGTTAAGGCATGtcccaaaataaaagaaaagaataaagatCAGTTTGGATTAATAACATAGTCCAAAAATGTCGAGCAATTACCAGAGATCACAGGATAAATGACCAGAAATGAAAAAATAGTTCATTATCTGGCAACTACAATTTTCTCAGAAAATCAATAAAATGTCCAAAAGTTTAAAATAATGCAGAAATGGTCCATCCTCTGATTCCCTCAATACAAAATGTTCCATTTTACACTTAAATTTCTGTGAGCCTTTTGCCAGGCCCTTTATGAGTGCAGAAATAATGAATGGCCTCAGGTTGATATGAAAACTTAAAAGGCAAAATTGCAAAGACTTTGATCACCATAAAAACCGAGATTAAAACAATTAGATAGATAAGTTGCTTTACAAAAATGACAAAACAAAGTTGTATGACTGAAATTTCCCCATCCAAAACAACCCTGTTATAACCTGGTTATGCTAGAAGTTGACTGGTTATGCAAGCAAATGCAGGATGATATTGCAGTTCATAAAGTAACATCTTCATGGAAATAATTCATTGAGACAATGAACACGCCATACATGAAATATTCAAGAACAGTGTATATTAGGTGATTTACCTAGTCCTacttaacaattaaaaaaaatcaaatgatgAAATGTAAAATCTGCAGTTTAAGATGATACGAAGCTTTACATCAAGATATATAATAAAGATAACAGAAACTAATCATTAATCATTTGTGGAACATTTATGCCAATCATAAGAGGGGGAAAGCAAAGTCCTACCTGGTTGAGGTGGGTTCCTCATTGGAGCAGGACGAGGACGAGAGGCTGATCGTCCTGCAAGATCAATTTAACTCAATAGTAAGAATAGCAATGACTAATGGAACACTGAACAAACTGTTCAAACTCAGACAACACGGCATGTACATATATTCTCAAATGATAGGCCATATAACTTTAACATTTATAATATGAACTCCAAGTAGTTGGGGTAAGGCTTGCATGCAATGGCAATAGTAGTAAGAATAATAACATGTTGAGATTTTTTGTGCGGGAAAAAATGAAAGTCACAAATCAGAAACAGAGAGGATTAATTGAAGCTCAGGAATGTCAGCTTGTGATATCCATGCCTGCCAGAAACTCATAGACCAAACTTATGtgaaacaaaaaataattatctaacAAAATCTCAAGAAGATTGATTATATTTTCTTGGTCAAACAATTGGTGTAAATTTTAGAAATAACAGAAGAATTGCATGAATGCATGTGCTCT contains these protein-coding regions:
- the LOC103712040 gene encoding uncharacterized protein C6C3.02c, which encodes MPRRSSGGRSASRPRPAPMRNPPQPAHHAPPPAPVQGGGGSVLGGIGSTIAQGMAFGVGSGVAHRAVDSVLGPRTIQHETVATEGPAAAAAAPMSNAVGTDACNIHSKAFQDCINNYGSDISKCQFYLDMLNECRRSSGATLSA